In Oryza glaberrima chromosome 8, OglaRS2, whole genome shotgun sequence, the following are encoded in one genomic region:
- the LOC127781721 gene encoding disease resistance protein RPM1-like, whose product MAAPAVPSPQKKLIEVLQREQDILWRILWENIDKVKELTDSTSATLRGPEIESMPKTAKIWLHQVREINRDIEDILEKSPSKTCSSKGSNILSCITQPINFVARQRIYKQVQSLSARIDTIKLRLSLLTNFDDKEAPANPTRYQLDDRQLDMLSLDEAKVIGIGYPKAKVTQLLLDEEKQLRVISIIGSAGVGKTTLARSVYNDKKVQGRFRCHAWITIGAPIPMVDRLKSIMVQIFVEKLEEIPARLDFMDEIQIAEVIGRYLADKSFLVVLDDIWNSDTWDYLKLALPNNGQGSRIIVSTRAQEIGRDCRLASDIQIFEKRPLNEDDAWLLFCNKAFPAIQARCPAELEETGRKIVRECHGVPLLVVTIGGLMSMKEQTVQVWKNVLDNLHKKYLPEFTLPSILWFAYSDLPHHLKCCLLYFIMFPRKYSIKRMTLIRLWMAEGFIKNDQESTLEDTAGRYLTELIDRGMVQVADFYDYGRVKSCSVHDMLREIIILKSTEDNFGIPVTRGVNKVRGNVRRLSIINTNDDFLEDNSCTNLRTLFVFGASSISTTSLHAFLVGFRLLRILDLEGAPVESLPDELPDLFYLRYLSLRNTRIDKLPKSLKKMMNLQTLDLKGTYVSQLPSGITKLESLRHLLAYRYYSGRHPPYYYTLGVTLPRGIGNLKELQKLTYVEANQGNGTIEELGSLTQLRRLGIVKLHERDCMHLCSSVAKMTELLSLSASSLDDEILDLGSLNPAPQCLRRLYLRGPLPGIPSWLHSLKNLVRIRLRWSRLNEDSLKELQSLPLVELALIQAYDGTKLEFTQGFARLEILELDHLTNLEHINLEKSMPGLQKISIRSCDKLLTIPHGIEGLENLKELYLFAMPKNFVESLMTGGVKHRRVEHIPVIRHFNEHRDISLTNL is encoded by the coding sequence ATGGCTGCCCCTGCTGTTCCCTCACCTCAGAAGAAGCTCATAGAAGTGCTCCAGAGGGAGCAGGACATCCTCTGGAGAATCCTGTGGGAAAACATTGACAAGGTGAAAGAGCTTACTGATTCCACCAGCGCCACCCTGCGAGGCCCTGAGATCGAGAGCATGCCAAAGACAGCCAAGATTTGGTTGCATCAGGTACGAGAGATCAACCGCGACATCGAAGACATCCTCGAGAAGTCCCCCTCGAAGACCTGCAGCTCAAAAGGATCCAACATCCTGTCATGCATCACTCAGCCGATCAATTTTGTTGCGCGGCAGAGGATATACAAGCAGGTGCAATCTCTCAGTGCCCGCATAGATACCATCAAATTGAGGCTGTCGCTGCTGACCAACTTTGATGACAAGGAGGCACCAGCAAATCCAACACGGTACCAGCTGGATGACCGGCAGCTTGACATGCTCTCACTAGATGAGGCTAAAGTGATAGGCATTGGTTATCCAAAGGCAAAGGTAACTCAACTGTTGCTGGACGAAGAAAAGCAGCTGAGGGTGATCTCCATAATTGGAAGTGCCGGTGTTGGCAAGACAACTCTTGCAAGGAGCGTTTACAACGACAAAAAAGTGCAAGGGAGGTTCCGGTGCCATGCATGGATCACAATTGGTGCCCCGATCCCGATGGTGGATCGACTGAAGAGTATCATGGTGCAAATATTTGTGGAGAAGTTGGAGGAAATACCAGCAAGACTTGACTTCATGGATGAGATTCAGATTGCTGAGGTTATTGGACGGTATCTTGCTGACAAAAGTTTCTTGGTTGTCCTGGATGACATATGGAATTCTGATACGTGGGATTACTTGAAACTTGCTCTTCCCAACAATGGCCAAGGGAGTCGGATCATCGTGTCTACACGAGCTCAAGAGATTGGCAGAGACTGTCGCTTAGCTTCTGATATTCAGATCTTTGAGAAGAGACCACTCAATGAAGATGATGCTTGGTTGCTCTTCTGCAACAAGGCTTTCCCAGCAATTCAGGCAAGATGTCCAGCTGAACTGGAGGAGACGGGAAGAAAGATTGTCAGGGAGTGCCATGGCGTGCCCCTGCTCGTTGTCACCATCGGTGGACTAATGTCGATGAAGGAACAAACAGTCCAGGTTTGGAAGAATGTGCTTGACAACTTGCACAAGAAGTACCTCCCTGAGTTTACCCTCCCTAGCATCCTGTGGTTTGCTTACAGTGACCTACCTCACCATCTCAAATGTTGCCTTTTGTACTTCATCATGTTCCCAAGGAAGTACTCTATTAAGCGCATGACGCTCATTCGGCTATGGATGGCTGAAGGGTTCATCAAGAATGACCAGGAAAGCACACTTGAGGACACTGCAGGCCGTTATCTGACAGAGCTCATAGACAGGGGCATGGTCCAAGTGGCAGATTTTTATGATTATGGGAGGGTGAAGAGCTGCAGCGTCCATGATATGCTGCGAGAGATCATCATCTTGAAGTCAACCGAGGACAACTTTGGCATTCCTGTGACCCGAGGAGTTAACAAGGTCAGAGGAAATGTGCGACGTCTGTCCATCATCAATACAAATGATGATTTCCTAGAAGACAACAGCTGCACCAACCTCCGCACTTTGTTTGTCTTCGGTGCTAGCTCAATAAGCACCACGTCGCTGCACGCATTTCTGGTCGGATTTCGGTTGCTGAGGATCCTAGATTTGGAGGGTGCACCTGTCGAGAGCTTACCAGATGAACTGCCTGACCTTTTCTACCTGCGTTATTTGAGTCTGAGGAATACAAGGATCGACAAGCTCCCAAAGTctttgaagaagatgatgaactTGCAGACATTGGACCTGAAAGGTACATATGTCTCTCAGCTGCCTTCAGGAATCACCAAGCTTGAAAGCCTTCGACACCTACTTGCTTACCGATATTACTCCGGTCGGCATCCGCCATATTACTATACGCTCGGAGTCACACTTCCCCGAGGAATAGGGAATTTAAAGGAGCTGCAGAAGCTGACTTATGTTGAAGCAAACCAAGGAAATGGGACCATCGAGGAGCTAGGTAGCCTGACACAGCTCAGAAGATTGGGCATTGTCAAGCTGCATGAAAGGGATTGCATGCACCTCTGCTCATCGGTTGCCAAGATGACGGAACTTCTTTCCCTTTCAGCGTCATCGCTTGATGATGAAATTCTTGATCTCGGATCCCTGAATCCTGCTCCTCAGTGCCTCAGGCGCCTCTATCTGAGGGGGCCATTGCCGGGAATACCTTCTTGGCTGCACTCCCTCAAGAATCTTGTGAGGATACGGCTTAGGTGGTCACGCCTGAACGAGGACTCACTTAAAGAGCTCCAAAGTCTCCCTCTTGTTGAACTTGCACTGATTCAAGCTTATGATGGGACAAAGCTAGAATTTACCCAAGGATTTGCCAGGCTGGAGATACTGGAGTTGGACCATTTAACTAACCTAGAGCATATCAACCTTGAGAAATCAATGCCTGGCCTTCAGAAGATATCCATCAGGTCATGCGACAAATTGCTTACCATCCCTCATGGTATAGAAGGGTTAGAGAACCTCAAAGAGCTTTACTTATTTGCCATGCCCAAGAACTTCGTGGAGAGCTTGATGACTGGTGGTGTTAAGCATCGGAGAGTTGAGCATATTCCAGTTATTCGACACTTCAATGAACATCGGGACATTTCTTTGACAAATCTTTGA
- the LOC127783091 gene encoding disease resistance protein RPM1-like, translating into MEIGLTLGRGAAETVVRPAFDKVQYWIELLQGKHTSTEEMVNELDILEGLIKDTDSSSAIHTLKAARGQAEDLCASIRDVIDDAKRFARYNHQHVPLRCIRKYTHNLVGKPSICETAERIVKLRSQVRRLQEILTPFVGQGMVPTSAQAGRLQHRHVAHAEGHWEGMEEPKTSLFQYVLGRESHRQMVALVGMPGVGKTSLARYVYEDNKVKGHFNCHAWMTVEESCATKQLLLGMISRLYEEANVRLPDAINIMDEDELSGMIQRFLKQEERRYVIVFDDISRRGQLKLLSDLALPDKNHPNYGRVIVTSRNREVIESCDHTITITQLTSPDDWNLFCYKAFGSSSFSPGEEICQHRERISNLCAGLPLAIDVLSALLAKKDHSQWSSIISELESHGDLGAATEILETSINELPKNMGHKNCLLYFSMFPKSSTVSHNTLVRLWIAEGFIKRQPRQTRQAVAEKYLSDLVDLHVLMVEDSYKYGRPKNYKVHDLMHQVIQKKAENEDFCTSCSDGNQQAPERVRRMSIQIEEDDFRQNVSLSKLQTLFISNKIPHVPKLLSSTTALKVLSMQGSLIEEFPKEIGNLTHLRYLNLRDTKISNLPMSLGNLTNLETLNLKGTFVSELPKSILKIQSLRHLLAYRYDAPKKPERQPEAIFGVRVPKGIGQLKQMRTFSVVVADKESKIVKELINLKKLRRLGVLNLRREDGSDLCESIAKMDQLSSISITAMDDEYLDIHNLSVVPPQLQRLYLRGQLQVVPQWFTSLHRLVRLLLSGSSLNEDSINILQSLPQLAELSLIRALNVDRIECQIGGFRNLKILDLDQLNGLVNVTLHGSMRWSLTPETVAEMSKVTFLTGCKYLAQNGTMEFAL; encoded by the exons ATGGAGATAGGTCTTACACTGGGAAGAGGTGCAGCAGAAACTGTTGTGAGGCCTGCATTTGACAAAGTGCAGTACTGGATTGAGCTGCTACAAGGAAAACACACAAGTACGGAAGAAATGGTGAATGAATTGGATATCTTGGAAGGCTTGATCAAAGATACAGATAGCAGCAGCGCAATCCACACACTCAAGGCAGCCAGAGGCCAAGCAGAAGACTTGTGTGCAAGTATTAGAGATGTTATTGATGACGCCAAGAGATTTGCAAGGTATAATCACCAACATGTTCCACTCAGATGCATCCGGAAATATACCCATAACTTAGTCGGCAAGCCTTCCATTTGTGAGACTGCTGAGAGGATAGTGAAGCTCCGCAGCCAAGTAAGGCGGCTCCAAGAGATACTAACACCGTTTGTAGGCCAAGGTATGGTACCCACAAGTGCACAAGCAGGAAGGCTGCAACATCGCCATGTTGCACATGCCGAGGGTCATTGGGAGGGCATGGAAGAGCCGAAAACATCATTGTTCCAGTATGTATTAGGCAGGGAGAGTCACCGACAAATGGTTGCACTGGTAGGGATGCCAGGCGTAGGAAAGACTTCACTTGCTCGATATGTTTATGAGGACAACAAAGTAAAGGGGCATTTTAACTGCCATGCTTGGATGACAGTGGAAGAGTCTTGTGCAACAAAACAACTTTTGCTGGGAATGATTAGCAGACTGTATGAAGAGGCGAATGTCAGGCTACCCGATGCAATCAATATAATGGATGAAGATGAGCTCAGTGGCATGATACAGCGGTTTCTGAAGCAAGAAGAAAGAAGGTATGTTATTGTTTTTGATGATATATCCAGAAGAGGGCAGCTCAAGTTACTTTCAGATCTGGCCCTCCCTGACAAGAATCATCCAAACTATGGAAGAGTAATAGTAACATCAAGAAACAGGGAAGTAATTGAATCCTGTGATCATACCATTACGATAACACAGTTGACTTCCCCAGATGATTGGAATCTCTTCTGCTACAAAGCTTTTGGATCTTCGAGCTTTTCCCCTGGTGAGGAGATCTGCCAACACCGTGAACGAATCTCCAATCTATGTGCTGGCTTACCACTTGCAATCGATGTGCTCAGTGCCCTTCTGGCAAAAAAAGACCATAGTCAATGGAGCAGCATCATTTCCGAACTAGAAAGCCATGGTGACCTTGGAGCAGCCACCGAAATATTAGAAACAAGCATAAATGAGTTGCCCAAAAATATGGGCCACAAAAATTGTTTGTTGTATTTCAGCATGTTTCCAAAGAGCTCAACAGTTAGTCACAATACATTGGTCAGATTATGGATTGCTGAAGGGTTCATAAAACGTCAACCAAGACAGACGCGGCAAGCAGTAGCGGAGAAATACCTCAGTGATCTTGTTGATCTTCATGTTCTAATGGTGGAAGACAGTTATAAGTATGGCAGGCCCAAAAATTATAAGGTTCATGATTTGATGCATCAAGTGATACAGAAGAAGGCAGAGAATGAGGATTTCTGCACAAGTTGTTCTGATGGCAACCAACAAGCGCCAGAAAGGGTCCGGCGCATGTCAATTCAGATAGAGGAGGACGATTTCAGACAAAATGTAAGTCTATCCAAGCTGCAGACCTTGTTTATTTCTAACAAGATACCACATGTTCCAAAGCTCTTATCTAGCACTACAGCATTGAAAGTCCTGAGCATGCAAGGGTCACTAATAGAGGAGTTTCCAAAAGAAATTGGCAACCTAACTCATCTAAGGTACCTTAATTTGCGTGATACCAAAATATCCAACCTGCCAATGTCCTTGGGTAATCTAACTAACCTAGAGACTTTAAATCTCAAAGGCACTTTTGTATCAGAACTACCAAAATCAATCCTGAAGATCCAAAGTCTTCGCCACCTTTTAGCATACCGATATGATGCACCAAAAAAACCGGAACGACAACCAGAGGCTATATTTGGAGTCAGAGTCCCTAAAGGGATTGGTCAATTGAAGCAGATGAGGACTTTCTCAGTTGTAGTGGCAGATAAAGAAAGCAAGATAGTTAAGGAGCTTATCAATCTTAAAAAGTTGAGGAGATTGGGAGTTCTGAACCTGAGAAGAGAAGATGGCTCTGATCTATGTGAGTCCATTGCAAAAATGGACCAACTTTCCTCTATTTCAATAACTGCAATGGATGATGAATACCTGGACATACACAATCTGTCAGTTGTGCCACCTCAGCTTCAGCGTTTATATTTGCGAGGGCAGTTACAGGTGGTGCCACAATGGTTTACATCTCTTCACCGCCTTGTGAGATTACTCTTAAGTGGATCAAGTTTGAATGAGGACTCCATAAATATACTTCAAAGCCTGCCACAACTTGCTGAGCTTTCATTGATTCGTGCACTTAATGTGGACCGGATAGAGTGCCAGATTGGTGGGTTTAGAAATCTAAAGATTTTGGACCTGGATCAGCTTAATGGCTTAGTTAATGTAACACTGCATGGATCAATG AGGTGGAGCCTGACTCCTGAGACTGTCGCGGAAATGTCCAAGGTGACTTTCTTAACTGGTTGCAAGTATCTAGCTCAAAATGGTACCATGGAATTTGCATTGTGA
- the LOC127781726 gene encoding betaine aldehyde dehydrogenase 2, with product MATAIPQRQLFVAGEWRAPALGRRLPVVNPATESPIGEIPAGTAEDVDAAVAAAREALKRNRGRDWARAPGAVRAKYLRAIAAKIIERKSELARLETLDCGKPLDEAAWDMDDVAGCFEYFADLAESLDKRQNAPVSLPMENFKCYLRKEPIGVVGLITPWNYPLLMATWKVAPALAAGCTAVLKPSELASVTCLELADVCKEVGLPSGVLNIVTGLGSEAGAPLSSHPGVDKVAFTGSYETGKKIMASAAPMVKPVSLELGGKSPIVVFDDVDVEKAVEWTLFGCFWTNGQICSATSRLILHKKIAKEFQERMVAWAKNIKVSDPLEEGCRLGPVVSEGQYEKIKQFVSTAKSQGATILTGGVRPKHLEKGFYIEPTIITDVDTSMQIWREEVFGPVLCVKEFSTEEEAIELANDTHYGLAGAVLSGDRERCQRLTEEIDAGIIWVNCSQPCFCQAPWGGNKRSGFGRELGEGGIDNYLSVKQVTEYASDEPWGWYKSPSKL from the exons ATGGCCACGGCGATCCCGCAGCGGCAgctcttcgtcgccggcgagtgGCGCGCCCCCgcgctcggccgccgcctccccgtcgTCAACCCCGCCACCGAGTCCCCCATCG GCGAGATCCCGGCGGGCACGGCGGAGGAcgtggacgcggcggtggcggcggcgcgggaggcgctGAAGAGGAACCGGGGCCGCGACtgggcgcgcgcgccgggcgCCGTCCGGGCCAAGTACCTCCGCGCAATCGCGGCCAAG ATAATCGAGAGAAAATCTGAGCTGGCTAGACTAGAGACGCTTGATTGTGGGAAGCCTCTTGATGAAGCAGCATGGGACATG GACGATGTTGCTGGATGCTTTGAGTACTTTGCAGATCTTGCAGAATCCTTGGACAAAAGGCAAAATGCACCTGTCTCTCTTCCAATGGAAAACTTTAAATGCTATCTTCGGAAAGAGCCTATCGGTGTAGTTGGGTTGATCACACCTTG GAACTATCCTCTCCTGATGGCAACATGGAAGGTAGCTCCTGCCCTGGCTGCTGGCTGTACAGCTGTACTAAAACCATCTGAATTGGCTTCCGT GACTTGTTTGGAGCTTGCTGATGTGTGTAAAGAGGTTGGTCTTCCTTCAGGTGTGCTAAACATAGTGACTGGATTAGGTTCTGAAGCCGGTGCTCCTTTGTCATCACACCCTGGTGTAGACAAG GTTGCATTTACTGGGAGTTATGAAACTGGTAAAAAGATTATGGCTTCAGCTGCTCCTATGGTTAAG CCTGTTTCACTGGAACTTGGTGGAAAAAGTCCTATAGTGGTGTTTGATGATGTTGATGTTGAAAAAG CTGTTGAGTGGACTCTCTTTGGTTGCTTTTGGACCAATGGCCAGATTTGCAGTGCAACATCGCGTCTTATTCTTCAT AAAAAAATCGCTAAAGAATTTCAAGAAAGGATGGTTGCATGGGCCAAAAATATTAAGGTGTCAGATCCACTTGAAGAGGGTTGCAGGCTTGGGCCCGTTGTTAGTGAAGGACAG TATGAGAAGATTAAGCAATTTGTATCTACCGCCAAAAGCCAAGGTGCTACCATTCTGACTGGTGGGGTTAGACCCAAG CATCTGGAGAAAGGTTTCTATATTGAACCCACAATCATTACTGATGTCGATACATCAATGCAAATTTGGAGGGAAGAAGTTTTTGGTCCAGTGCTGTGTGTGAAAGAATTTAGCACTGAAGAAGAAGCCATTGAATTGGCCAACGATACtca ttatggTCTGGCTGGTGCTGTGCTTTCCGGTGACCGCGAGCGATGCCAGAGATTAACTGAG GAGATCGATGCCGGAATTATCTGGGTGAACTGCTCGCAACCCTGCTTCTGCCAAGCTCCATGGGGCGGGAACAAGCGCAGCGGCTTTGGACGCGAGCTCGGAGAAGG GGGCATTGACAACTACCTAAGCGTCAAGCAAGTGACGGAGTACGCCTCCGATGAGCCGTGGGGATGGTACAAATCCCCTTCCAAGCTGTAA